The following proteins come from a genomic window of Malus sylvestris chromosome 4, drMalSylv7.2, whole genome shotgun sequence:
- the LOC126617735 gene encoding 29 kDa ribonucleoprotein A, chloroplastic: MTASTATLALPSLSPKTLALYTPKAASISLYSALALGCKPISISASFLNSGKGFQSVSSRFVRNVAVSSEFEQDEEVLSDDGEASPEPKLFVGNLPFSVDSAQLAGIFESAGNVEMVEVIYDKTTGRSRGFGFVTMSNVQEAESAARQLNGYELDGRALRVNYGPPPPRTEDSSFRGARGPRGGGGYDSNNRLYVGNLAWGVDNLALENLFSEQGKVLEAKVVFDRDSGRSRGFGFVTYDTADEMNSAIESLDGVDLNGRSIRVSAAEPRPRRQF; encoded by the exons ATGACTGCCTCCACAGCTACCCTCGCTCTTCCTTCTCTTTCGCCCAAAACCCTAGCCCTCTACACCCCCAAAGCCGCCTCAATCTCGCTCTACTCCGCCCTAGCGCTCGGCTGTAAACCCATTTCAATTTCGGCCTCGTTTCTCAACTCCGGGAAGGGGTTTCAAAGCGTTTCGTCTCGGTTCGTCCGAAACGTCGCCGTCTCATCCGAGTTCGAGCAGGATGAGGAGGTCCTCAGCGACGACGGAGAGGCCTCCCCTGAACCCAAACTCTTCGTGGGTAACCTTCCCTTCAGCGTCGATAGCGCTCAGCTCGCTGGAATCTTCGAAAGCGCTGGAAATGTCGAGATGGTCGAG GTGATATATGACAAGACGACCGGAAGAAGCAGAGGATTTGGATTTGTGACTATGTCCAATGTTCAAGAAGCTGAATCTGCTGCTCGCCAGCTAAATGGCTAT GAACTTGACGGCAGGGCATTGAGGGTAAACTATGGACCTCCTCCCCCTCGGACTGAGGATTCCTCTTTCAGAGGTGCCAGAGGTCCCAGAGGTGGTGGTGGTTATGACTCTAACAACCGCCTTTACGTGGGTAACCTTGCATGGGGTGTTGACAATTTGGCTCTTGAGAACTTGTTTAGTGAGCAAGGAAAGGTTTTGGAAGCCAAGGTAGTTTTTGACAGGGACAGTGGCAGATCGAGGGGTTTCGGTTTTGTAACTTATGATACTGCTGATGAAATGAACAGTGCCATTGAATCATTGGATGGAGTT GACTTAAATGGAAGATCTATCCGAGTGTCTGCGGCAGAACCTAGGCCGAGGCGTCAGTTTTAA